Proteins from one Mycteria americana isolate JAX WOST 10 ecotype Jacksonville Zoo and Gardens chromosome 1, USCA_MyAme_1.0, whole genome shotgun sequence genomic window:
- the SUV39H2 gene encoding histone-lysine N-methyltransferase SUV39H2 has product MEGWRGAWYVPCLASLETLQELCRKENLRCKSIGITNRNLKSYEVEYLCDYKVEEGTEYYLVKWKGWPESSNTWEPQKNLKCPLLLQNFLSDKNDYLSRVREGKALKVRNHVKALKPAVADYVVKKAKQRIALQRWKEELNRKKNHKAMILVENTVDLEGPPLDFYYINEYKPAPGINVINGITTGCECADCPAEKCCPKEAGFILAYNKRKKLKIQPGLPIYECNSFCRCGPDCPNRIVQKGTPYSLCIFRTNNGRGWGVKTLQKIKTNSFVMEYVGEVITSEEAERRGQLYDNQGNTYLFDLDYDSDEFTVDAARYGNVSHFVNHSCDPNLQVFNVFIDNLDLRLPRIALFSTRTIKAGEELTFDYQMKGSIDLTSDSADGLSPSRKRIRTVCKCGAVCCRGYLN; this is encoded by the exons ATGGAGGGCTGGCGAGGAG CTTGGTATGTGCCATGTCTAGCTTCACTTGAGACCCTCCAAGAATTATGTAGGAAGGAAAATCTCAGATGTAAATCCATTGGAATCACCAACAGGAATCTAAAGAGTTATGAGGTGGAATATTTGTGTGACTACAAGGTAGAAGAG GGAACAGAATACTATCTTGTGAAATGGAAAGGATGGCCAGAATCTTCAAATACTTGGGAAcctcagaaaaatctgaaatgccCATTGCTTCTTCAAAACTTTCTTAGTGACAAGAATGACTACTTGTCTCGGGTGAGAGAAGGCAAAGCACTGAAAGTGAGAAACCATGTTAAAGCTTTGAAACCTGCGGTTGCAGATTACGTTGTAAAGAAGGCTAAGCAAAGAATAGCTCTGCAGAGATGGAAAGAAGAACTCAACAGGAAAAAGAATCATAAAGCAATGATTCTGGTAGAAAACACTGTGGATCTTGAAGGCCCTCCTTTAGACTTCTACTACATTAATGAGTATAAACCTGCTCCGggaataaatgtaataaatggaATAACAACTGGCTGTGAATGCGCTGACTGCCCCGCTGAGAAGTGCTGTCCAAAGGAGGCTGGATTTATTTTGGCTTACAATAAACGAAAGAAGTTGAAAATCCAGCCCGGCTTGCCCATCTATGAATGCAATTCGTTTTGTAGGTGTGGGCCTGACTGCCCTAATAGGATAGTACAGAAAGGTACACCGTATTCTCTTTGCATCTTCAGAACTAACAATGGCCGTGGTTGGGGAGTAAAAACCCtccagaaaattaaaaccaacagtTTTGTGATGGAGTATGTTGGAGAG gTGATTACAAGTGAAGAAGCAGAGAGACGAGGCCAGCTCTATGACAACCAGGGAAATACATACTTGTTTGATTTGGACTATGACTCAGATGAATTTACAGTAGATGCAGCTCGATATGGAAATGTGTCCCACTTTGTGAATCACAGC TGTGATCCAAATCTTCAAGTCTTCAATGTGTTTATTGATAACCTCGACTTGCGTCTTCCTCGAATAGCGCTGTTTTCTACACGAACCATCAAGGCTGGAGAAGAGCTAACCTTTGACTATCAGATGAAAG GTTCAATAGATCTGACTTCAGACTCTGCTGATGGTCTTAGCCCATCCAGAAAGAGGATCAGAACTGTCTGTAAATGCGGAGCTGTGTGTTGCAGAGGTTATCTCAACTGA
- the DCLRE1C gene encoding protein artemis isoform X1 has product MSRFGGRMREYPAVSIDRFDHDNLRARAYFLSHCHKDHMKGLRAPALKRRLEGSLKVKLYCSPVTKELLLTSWKYKFWENHIVALEVETPTQISLVDETSGEKEDIEVTLLPAGHCPGSVMFLFEGENGTVLYTGDFRLAKGEAARMELLHSGTRVKDIQSVYLDTTFCDPKFYHIPSREECLHGILELVRSWTSLTRYHVVWLNCKAAYGYEYLFINLSEELGIKVHVNKLDMFRNMPEILYHVTTDRRTQIHACRHPRDDDWFRGNRLPCGMTCQNGTPLHVISIKPSTMWFGERIKKTNVIVRTGESTYRACFSFHSSYSEIKDFLSYIHPVNVYPNVLPVGGTEDKVMEILKPLCRSYRRNMEPRYKPLGTLKRVHKRDSSDTDEDDLFDSELISARPKIPKRPREESRPSSTGQSENAEGSINENRESYEVTTAYTSPKVDFVDCEESNDDDDEDDKEEESEINIVQVLSPEPDATSTSNFNGVTSDQQESNADVPRWDAFFKCNKLEESSENEDNFPSSADAGGSQSLFSDSDGVSDSTHISSQNSSQSTHISEQGSQGWDSQMDTVLITSQERNALDFGCFGKGGSRTVVSVLQETAKDSQPDNSRWKPLGQNRSCACDVACDLKSKDCEKDAEAGTAHVQDALVEISDNSRTPDLELRRDSQSSSDFEIPLTPDAEVPRPDKLHSLYKKLAAGENIMRKQSPEDRYN; this is encoded by the exons ATGAGCCGGTTCGGGGGTCGCATGCGCGAGTACCCCGCCGTGTCCATCGACCGCTTCGACCACGACAACCTGCGCGCGCGCGCCTACTTCCTCTCGCACTGCCACAAGG ATCACATGAAGGGGCTGAGGGCGCCCGCCCTGAAGAGGAGGCTGGAGGGCAG CTTGAAAGTTAAATTATACTGCTCACCAGTAACTAAGGAATTGCTGTTGACTAGCTGGAAATACAAGTTTTGGGAGAATCACATT GTTGCATTGGAAGTTGAAACTCCAACTCAGATTTCTTTAGTGGATGAAACATCTGGTGAG AAAGAAGATATAGAGGTGACACTTCTACCAGCTGGTCACTGTCCAGGCTCAGTCAT GTTTTTGTTTGAAGGTGAAAATGGCACTGTGCTGTATACAGGGGACTTCAGGCTtgcaaaaggagaagcagccagAATGGAGCTTTTGCATTCAGGGACCAG AGTAAAAGACATCCAGAGTGTGTATTTGGACACCACTTTTTGTGATCCCAAATTTTATCATATACCAAGCCGG GAGGAGTGTTTACATGGGATCTTAGAGTTAGTGCGAAGCTGGACCTCACTGACTCGCTATCATGTTGTGTGGCTGAATTGCAAAGCTGCTTACGGATATGAATATTTATTCATAAACCTCAGTGAGGAACTTGGAATCAAG GTGCACGTGAACAAACTTGATATGTTCAGAAACATGCCAGAAATCCTCTACCATGTTACTACAGATCGACGCACTCAGATTCATGCCTGCCGACATCCTCGG GATGATGACTGGTTTCGAGGGAACAGGCTGCCCTGTGGGATGACTTGCCAAAATGGAACTCCTTTGCATGTAATCAGCATCAAACCCTCCACTATGTGGTTTGGAGAGAGGATCAAGAAAACCAACGTAATAGTAAG gactggGGAGAGTACGTACAGAGCTTGTTTCTCTTTCCACTCTTCATACAGCGAG ATTAAGGATTTCCTAAGCTACATCCATCCTGtgaatgtgtatcccaatgtacTGCCAGTGGGTGGGACAGAAGACAAAGTTATGGAAAT ATTAAAGCCTTTATGCAGGTCGTACAGGAGAAACATGGAACCCAGGTACAAGCCCTTAGGAACACTGAAGAGAGTCCACAAGAGAGACTCATCTGACACAG ATGAAGATGATCTCTTTGACtcagaattaatttctgcaaGGCCTAAGATTCCAAAACGGCCAAGAGAAGAGAGCAGGCCCTCCAGCACAGGCCAATCTGAAAATGCTGAAGGGAGCATTAATGAGAACAGAGAAAGTTACGAAGTGACCACAGCTTACACCTCCCCCAAGGTAGACTTTGTGGACTGTGAGGAAtcaaatgatgatgatgatgaagatgacaaagaagaagaatctgaaataaatataGTTCAAGTTCTTTCCCCTGAGCCAGATGCCACTTCCACATCAAATTTCAATGGAGTAACTAGTGACCAACAGGAGTCTAATGCTGACGTCCCTCGCTGGGATGCATTTTTTAAGTGTAACAAACTAGAAGAAagctctgaaaatgaagacaacTTCCCATCTTCAGCAGATGCGGGTGGGTCCCAGTCACTCTTCAGTGATTCGGATGGAGTAAGCGACTCAACCCACATTTCCTCCCAAAATTCCTCTCAGTCAACACACATATCGGAgcaggggagccagggctgggatAGCCAAATGGACACAGTACTCATTACCTCCCAGGAGAGAAACGCCTTGGACTTTGGTTGCTTCGGCAAAGGTGGGAGCAGAACGGTTGTTTCTGTATTGCAGGAGACTGCCAAAGACAGTCAACCTGACAACAGTAGGTGGAAGCCACTGGGTCAAAACAGATCTTGTGCCTGCGATGTTGCCTGTGACTTGAAAAGCAAAGACTGTGAGAAAGATGCAGAAGCTGGCACTGCTCACGTTCAAGATGCGCTGGTGGAAATAAGCGACAACTCCAGGACTCCGGATCTAGAACTGAGGAGGGACTCCCAGAGCTCCTCTGACTTTGAAATTCCCTTGACTCCTGATGCTGAAGTGCCTCGGCCagataaactgcactctttatatAAGAAGCTAGCAGCAGGTGAAAACATAATGAGAAAACAGTCTCCTGAAGACAGGTATAACTGA
- the DCLRE1C gene encoding protein artemis isoform X3, with translation MFLFEGENGTVLYTGDFRLAKGEAARMELLHSGTRVKDIQSVYLDTTFCDPKFYHIPSREECLHGILELVRSWTSLTRYHVVWLNCKAAYGYEYLFINLSEELGIKVHVNKLDMFRNMPEILYHVTTDRRTQIHACRHPRDDDWFRGNRLPCGMTCQNGTPLHVISIKPSTMWFGERIKKTNVIVRTGESTYRACFSFHSSYSEIKDFLSYIHPVNVYPNVLPVGGTEDKVMEILKPLCRSYRRNMEPRYKPLGTLKRVHKRDSSDTDEDDLFDSELISARPKIPKRPREESRPSSTGQSENAEGSINENRESYEVTTAYTSPKVDFVDCEESNDDDDEDDKEEESEINIVQVLSPEPDATSTSNFNGVTSDQQESNADVPRWDAFFKCNKLEESSENEDNFPSSADAGGSQSLFSDSDGVSDSTHISSQNSSQSTHISEQGSQGWDSQMDTVLITSQERNALDFGCFGKGGSRTVVSVLQETAKDSQPDNSRWKPLGQNRSCACDVACDLKSKDCEKDAEAGTAHVQDALVEISDNSRTPDLELRRDSQSSSDFEIPLTPDAEVPRPDKLHSLYKKLAAGENIMRKQSPEDRYN, from the exons AT GTTTTTGTTTGAAGGTGAAAATGGCACTGTGCTGTATACAGGGGACTTCAGGCTtgcaaaaggagaagcagccagAATGGAGCTTTTGCATTCAGGGACCAG AGTAAAAGACATCCAGAGTGTGTATTTGGACACCACTTTTTGTGATCCCAAATTTTATCATATACCAAGCCGG GAGGAGTGTTTACATGGGATCTTAGAGTTAGTGCGAAGCTGGACCTCACTGACTCGCTATCATGTTGTGTGGCTGAATTGCAAAGCTGCTTACGGATATGAATATTTATTCATAAACCTCAGTGAGGAACTTGGAATCAAG GTGCACGTGAACAAACTTGATATGTTCAGAAACATGCCAGAAATCCTCTACCATGTTACTACAGATCGACGCACTCAGATTCATGCCTGCCGACATCCTCGG GATGATGACTGGTTTCGAGGGAACAGGCTGCCCTGTGGGATGACTTGCCAAAATGGAACTCCTTTGCATGTAATCAGCATCAAACCCTCCACTATGTGGTTTGGAGAGAGGATCAAGAAAACCAACGTAATAGTAAG gactggGGAGAGTACGTACAGAGCTTGTTTCTCTTTCCACTCTTCATACAGCGAG ATTAAGGATTTCCTAAGCTACATCCATCCTGtgaatgtgtatcccaatgtacTGCCAGTGGGTGGGACAGAAGACAAAGTTATGGAAAT ATTAAAGCCTTTATGCAGGTCGTACAGGAGAAACATGGAACCCAGGTACAAGCCCTTAGGAACACTGAAGAGAGTCCACAAGAGAGACTCATCTGACACAG ATGAAGATGATCTCTTTGACtcagaattaatttctgcaaGGCCTAAGATTCCAAAACGGCCAAGAGAAGAGAGCAGGCCCTCCAGCACAGGCCAATCTGAAAATGCTGAAGGGAGCATTAATGAGAACAGAGAAAGTTACGAAGTGACCACAGCTTACACCTCCCCCAAGGTAGACTTTGTGGACTGTGAGGAAtcaaatgatgatgatgatgaagatgacaaagaagaagaatctgaaataaatataGTTCAAGTTCTTTCCCCTGAGCCAGATGCCACTTCCACATCAAATTTCAATGGAGTAACTAGTGACCAACAGGAGTCTAATGCTGACGTCCCTCGCTGGGATGCATTTTTTAAGTGTAACAAACTAGAAGAAagctctgaaaatgaagacaacTTCCCATCTTCAGCAGATGCGGGTGGGTCCCAGTCACTCTTCAGTGATTCGGATGGAGTAAGCGACTCAACCCACATTTCCTCCCAAAATTCCTCTCAGTCAACACACATATCGGAgcaggggagccagggctgggatAGCCAAATGGACACAGTACTCATTACCTCCCAGGAGAGAAACGCCTTGGACTTTGGTTGCTTCGGCAAAGGTGGGAGCAGAACGGTTGTTTCTGTATTGCAGGAGACTGCCAAAGACAGTCAACCTGACAACAGTAGGTGGAAGCCACTGGGTCAAAACAGATCTTGTGCCTGCGATGTTGCCTGTGACTTGAAAAGCAAAGACTGTGAGAAAGATGCAGAAGCTGGCACTGCTCACGTTCAAGATGCGCTGGTGGAAATAAGCGACAACTCCAGGACTCCGGATCTAGAACTGAGGAGGGACTCCCAGAGCTCCTCTGACTTTGAAATTCCCTTGACTCCTGATGCTGAAGTGCCTCGGCCagataaactgcactctttatatAAGAAGCTAGCAGCAGGTGAAAACATAATGAGAAAACAGTCTCCTGAAGACAGGTATAACTGA
- the MEIG1 gene encoding meiosis expressed gene 1 protein homolog produces MVTQEAPCISRCLEEAHSLDEFSTSYKEVLNTSNMKKSEVSGVMAKADIKPKSIHHAKKWSDDVENLYRFQQAGYRDEVEYKQVKQVDMVECWPETGFVKKLQRRDNTFYYYDKQRECEDKEVHKVKVYVY; encoded by the exons ATGGTGACTCAGGAAGCGCCATGCATATCTAGATGTCTTGAAGAAGCACATTCACTAGATGAATTCAGTACATCCTACAAAGAAGTACTTAACACTAGTAACAT GAAAAAGTCTGAAGTTTCTGGAGTCATGGCTAAAGCTGACATCAAACCAAAATCTATACATCATGCCAAAAAATGGTCAGATGATGTAGAGAACTTATACAGATTTCAGCAAGCTGGATACAGAGATGAGGTTGAATATAAACAAGTAAAACAAGTTGATATG GTAGAGTGTTGGCCAGAAACTGGATTTGTTAAGAAACTTCAGAGAAGGGATAACACATTCTATTATTACGATAAACAAAGAGAATGCGAAGACAAAGAAGTTCATAAAGTGAAAGTTTATGTGTATTAG
- the DCLRE1C gene encoding protein artemis isoform X2 — translation MQENDHMKGLRAPALKRRLEGSLKVKLYCSPVTKELLLTSWKYKFWENHIVALEVETPTQISLVDETSGEKEDIEVTLLPAGHCPGSVMFLFEGENGTVLYTGDFRLAKGEAARMELLHSGTRVKDIQSVYLDTTFCDPKFYHIPSREECLHGILELVRSWTSLTRYHVVWLNCKAAYGYEYLFINLSEELGIKVHVNKLDMFRNMPEILYHVTTDRRTQIHACRHPRDDDWFRGNRLPCGMTCQNGTPLHVISIKPSTMWFGERIKKTNVIVRTGESTYRACFSFHSSYSEIKDFLSYIHPVNVYPNVLPVGGTEDKVMEILKPLCRSYRRNMEPRYKPLGTLKRVHKRDSSDTDEDDLFDSELISARPKIPKRPREESRPSSTGQSENAEGSINENRESYEVTTAYTSPKVDFVDCEESNDDDDEDDKEEESEINIVQVLSPEPDATSTSNFNGVTSDQQESNADVPRWDAFFKCNKLEESSENEDNFPSSADAGGSQSLFSDSDGVSDSTHISSQNSSQSTHISEQGSQGWDSQMDTVLITSQERNALDFGCFGKGGSRTVVSVLQETAKDSQPDNSRWKPLGQNRSCACDVACDLKSKDCEKDAEAGTAHVQDALVEISDNSRTPDLELRRDSQSSSDFEIPLTPDAEVPRPDKLHSLYKKLAAGENIMRKQSPEDRYN, via the exons ATGCAAGAGAATG ATCACATGAAGGGGCTGAGGGCGCCCGCCCTGAAGAGGAGGCTGGAGGGCAG CTTGAAAGTTAAATTATACTGCTCACCAGTAACTAAGGAATTGCTGTTGACTAGCTGGAAATACAAGTTTTGGGAGAATCACATT GTTGCATTGGAAGTTGAAACTCCAACTCAGATTTCTTTAGTGGATGAAACATCTGGTGAG AAAGAAGATATAGAGGTGACACTTCTACCAGCTGGTCACTGTCCAGGCTCAGTCAT GTTTTTGTTTGAAGGTGAAAATGGCACTGTGCTGTATACAGGGGACTTCAGGCTtgcaaaaggagaagcagccagAATGGAGCTTTTGCATTCAGGGACCAG AGTAAAAGACATCCAGAGTGTGTATTTGGACACCACTTTTTGTGATCCCAAATTTTATCATATACCAAGCCGG GAGGAGTGTTTACATGGGATCTTAGAGTTAGTGCGAAGCTGGACCTCACTGACTCGCTATCATGTTGTGTGGCTGAATTGCAAAGCTGCTTACGGATATGAATATTTATTCATAAACCTCAGTGAGGAACTTGGAATCAAG GTGCACGTGAACAAACTTGATATGTTCAGAAACATGCCAGAAATCCTCTACCATGTTACTACAGATCGACGCACTCAGATTCATGCCTGCCGACATCCTCGG GATGATGACTGGTTTCGAGGGAACAGGCTGCCCTGTGGGATGACTTGCCAAAATGGAACTCCTTTGCATGTAATCAGCATCAAACCCTCCACTATGTGGTTTGGAGAGAGGATCAAGAAAACCAACGTAATAGTAAG gactggGGAGAGTACGTACAGAGCTTGTTTCTCTTTCCACTCTTCATACAGCGAG ATTAAGGATTTCCTAAGCTACATCCATCCTGtgaatgtgtatcccaatgtacTGCCAGTGGGTGGGACAGAAGACAAAGTTATGGAAAT ATTAAAGCCTTTATGCAGGTCGTACAGGAGAAACATGGAACCCAGGTACAAGCCCTTAGGAACACTGAAGAGAGTCCACAAGAGAGACTCATCTGACACAG ATGAAGATGATCTCTTTGACtcagaattaatttctgcaaGGCCTAAGATTCCAAAACGGCCAAGAGAAGAGAGCAGGCCCTCCAGCACAGGCCAATCTGAAAATGCTGAAGGGAGCATTAATGAGAACAGAGAAAGTTACGAAGTGACCACAGCTTACACCTCCCCCAAGGTAGACTTTGTGGACTGTGAGGAAtcaaatgatgatgatgatgaagatgacaaagaagaagaatctgaaataaatataGTTCAAGTTCTTTCCCCTGAGCCAGATGCCACTTCCACATCAAATTTCAATGGAGTAACTAGTGACCAACAGGAGTCTAATGCTGACGTCCCTCGCTGGGATGCATTTTTTAAGTGTAACAAACTAGAAGAAagctctgaaaatgaagacaacTTCCCATCTTCAGCAGATGCGGGTGGGTCCCAGTCACTCTTCAGTGATTCGGATGGAGTAAGCGACTCAACCCACATTTCCTCCCAAAATTCCTCTCAGTCAACACACATATCGGAgcaggggagccagggctgggatAGCCAAATGGACACAGTACTCATTACCTCCCAGGAGAGAAACGCCTTGGACTTTGGTTGCTTCGGCAAAGGTGGGAGCAGAACGGTTGTTTCTGTATTGCAGGAGACTGCCAAAGACAGTCAACCTGACAACAGTAGGTGGAAGCCACTGGGTCAAAACAGATCTTGTGCCTGCGATGTTGCCTGTGACTTGAAAAGCAAAGACTGTGAGAAAGATGCAGAAGCTGGCACTGCTCACGTTCAAGATGCGCTGGTGGAAATAAGCGACAACTCCAGGACTCCGGATCTAGAACTGAGGAGGGACTCCCAGAGCTCCTCTGACTTTGAAATTCCCTTGACTCCTGATGCTGAAGTGCCTCGGCCagataaactgcactctttatatAAGAAGCTAGCAGCAGGTGAAAACATAATGAGAAAACAGTCTCCTGAAGACAGGTATAACTGA